A DNA window from Lachancea thermotolerans CBS 6340 chromosome G complete sequence contains the following coding sequences:
- the COQ5 gene encoding 2-hexaprenyl-6-methoxy-1,4-benzoquinone methyltransferase (highly similar to uniprot|P49017 Saccharomyces cerevisiae YML110C COQ5 2-hexaprenyl-6-methoxy-1 4-benzoquinone methyltransferase involved in ubiquinone (Coenzyme Q) biosynthesis located in mitochondria) yields MYHTRIASGSALRAGIMARSSKCALLSSSRCLHAGMLLRKEGPAETTHFGSKTVAKEEKEKLVGSVFSNVAAKYDVMNDVMSMGVHRLWKDHFINKLDAGKRPNSKEPLHFIDVAGGSGDIAFGLLDHAEHKFHDTESTMHIVDINADMLKEGEKRALNQGKYYNDPRVKFLVQNGETLDQIESNSKDVYTVSFGIRNFTDIQAGLNTAYRVLKPGGIFYCLEFSKVDNPLVDLVYQQWSKVLPVMGSLVANDYDSYQYLVESIQRFPQPEEFKAMIEKAGFESAGYEKLTFGVCAIHWGVKV; encoded by the coding sequence ATGTATCACACTAGAATAGCCAGTGGCTCTGCTCTGAGAGCGGGCATTATGGCCCGGAGTAGCAAATGTGCCCTCTTGTCCAGCTCTAGATGCCTTCACGCTGGCATGTTGCTGAGAAAAGAGGGGCCTGCCGAAACAACACATTTCGGGTCCAAGACAGtggcaaaagaagaaaaggagaAGTTGGTCGGCAGTGTGTTCTCCAACGTGGCTGCTAAGTACGATGTCATGAACGATGTGATGTCTATGGGGGTCCACAGGTTGTGGAAAGATcacttcatcaacaagctcgacGCGGGGAAGCGCCCCAACTCAAAGGAGCCTCTCCACTTCATCGACGTTGCTGGTGGCTCCGGAGACATTGCCTTCGGTCTTTTGGACCATGCTGAGCACAAGTTCCACGACACAGAGTCTACCATGCACATCGTCGACATCAACGCTGATATGCTGAAAGAGGGTGAGAAAAGAGCCTTGAACCAGGGCAAGTACTACAATGATCCCCGTGTTAAATTTTTGGTTCAGAACGGCGAAACTTTGGACCAGATCGAATCTAACTCCAAAGATGTCTACACTGTTTCGTTCGGTATCCGTAACTTCACCGACATCCAGGCTGGTTTGAACACCGCGTACCGCGTCCTGAAGCCAGGCGGGATTTTCTACTGTTTAGAGTTTTCCAAGGTGGACAATCCGCTGGTCGACCTGGTCTACCAGCAGTGGTCGAAGGTCCTCCCCGTAATGGGCTCGCTAGTTGCTAACGACTACGACTCCTACCAGTATCTCGTTGAGTCAATCCAACGATTCCCTCAGCCAGAGGAATTCAAGGCCATGATCGAGAAAGCCGGCTTCGAGTCTGCAGGGTACGAGAAACTGACATTTGGAGTTTGTGCCATCCACTGGGGTGTCAAAGTATAG
- the SWS2 gene encoding mitochondrial 37S ribosomal protein uS13m (highly similar to uniprot|P53937 Saccharomyces cerevisiae YNL081C SWS2), with protein MVVHILGKGFKGKEVIKIALASKFYGIGLKTSETLCAKLGFYPWMRMHQLSEPQIMSITSELSTMTIEGNARAVVKENIALKRRIGSYQGMRHALNLPVRGQHTRNNAKTARRLNRVDRRGFHTLREEAIEQPKSSLRKLWTSLRKFTS; from the coding sequence ATGGTTGTTCACATCTTGGGGAAAGGTTTCAAGGGCAAAGAAGTGATAAAAATTGCGCTCGCGTCGAAGTTCTACGGCATCGGCTTGAAAACATCTGAAACTTTATGTGCAAAGCTTGGATTCTACCCATGGATGAGGATGCACCAGCTCTCTGAGCCGCAAATTATGAGTATCACTAGTGAGCTCTCTACTATGACAATAGAAGGTAACGCAAGGGCCGTTGTGAAGGAGAATATCGCACTGAAGAGAAGAATCGGATCATATCAGGGTATGAGACACGCTTTGAACCTGCCGGTCCGCGGCCAGCATACCAGAAATAATGCCAAGACTGCGAGAAGGCTGAATAGAGTTGACAGACGAGGGTTCCACACCTTGCGTGAGGAAGCCATTGAACAACCCAAATCCTCGCTTCGGAAATTGTGGACTTCTCTCCGTAAATTCACAAGTTAG
- the EOS1 gene encoding Eos1p (similar to uniprot|P53938 Saccharomyces cerevisiae YNL080C), whose product MEDTLERNAEQLPVPLESRSSQIHIHHHHHYHRRTASEGGSQGKREAGSSKKNTYRSIKSLTLNNLDARQHFLIAVCRDVSLLPPLLSLAHSLKKAWSLWYRKDMLYATDNNSGSLTMSFTKLWQTYRTLRTQASSGGTDLSSQLITARSSEYILCSLWCVVSAYLTYAILDSLMVRWIVKYSTIAAILRMFSMSLLIITVEMLLLSSLSPKGDYYLHTWILISCVLTGAYIWQSFLTSDLSYVEQNPISAGSTSAYGRRSSSSHSLSALSDPTNASQEDLAQTASRKKKNAHTVFNFAKNKQIHFYNITVFCVVPVGFASFITMIGLLRNLVIQRLDVEQLERIIREVYND is encoded by the coding sequence ATGGAGGATACCCTTGAGAGAAACGCGGAGCAACTGCCGGTCCCGTTAGAATCGAGGTCGTCCCAAATCCACATCCACCATCATCATCACTACCACCGGCGAACAGCCAGCGAAGGTGGGTCCCAGGGGAAGCGAGAGGCAGGCagttccaagaaaaacacATACCGGTCCATTAAGTCGCTGACGCTAAACAACCTGGATGCGAGACAGCACTTTCTAATCGCAGTGTGTCGAGATGTGTCGCTGCTTCCGCCGCTGCTGTCGCTCGCGCATTCTCTTAAAAAAGCATGGTCGCTGTGGTACCGCAAGGACATGCTCTACGCCACGGACAACAACAGCGGCTCTCTCACGATGAGTTTCACCAAACTGTGGCAAACCTACCGGACTTTGAGGACGCAGGCGTCCTCAGGGGGCACGGATCTCTCGTCTCAGCTCATCACCGCGCGTTCTTCAGAGTACATACTGTGCTCGCTGTGGTGCGTGGTATCTGCATATCTTACTTACGCAATTCTCGATTCGCTGATGGTGCGCTGGATTGTCAAGTACTCCACGATCGCAGCCATCCTGCGCATGTTCTCAATGTCGCTTCTAATCATCACAGTGGAAATGCTTCTGCTCTCCTCTCTGTCGCCCAAGGGCGACTACTACCTACACACCTGGATTCTCATCAGTTGTGTGCTCACAGGCGCCTACATATGGcagagcttcttgacctcCGACTTGAGCTACGTTGAACAGAACCCTATCTCAGCTGGCTCTACTTCCGCGTACGGCCGTCGGTCCTCGTCATCTCATTCACTATCCGCGCTGTCTGACCCCACAAATGCATCCCAGGAAGACCTAGCGCAAACGGCGTCacgcaagaaaaagaacgcGCATACCGTCTTCAACTTCGCAAAGAACAAACAGATTCACTTTTACAACATTACTGTCTTTTGTGTCGTCCCTGTTGGTTTTGCGAGCTTCATTACCATGATCGGCCTGTTGCGGAACCTTGTAATACAAAGGCTCGATGTCGAGCAACTGGAGCGTATTATCAGAGAAGTCTACAACGACTGA
- the PMS1 gene encoding ATP-binding mismatch repair protein (similar to uniprot|P14242 Saccharomyces cerevisiae YNL082W), protein MSSKIAAINDADVHRITSGQVIIDLASAVKELLDNSIDSGADQVVCTFKNYGLESLECSDNGSGVPEDSYESLALKHYTSKISSFEDVSQVTTLGFRGEALSSLAAIASLVVTTTTQPPKAARLEYNFKGELVKKTVTSRNKGTTVHVSQLFNNLPVRKKEFTRNHKRQFSKCIMLLQAYTIIQERMKISVWHITGNGRRSLVLSSTKDRGIPKRIIGVFGSSAMQGLSDIHLTLQISPKRSFSSQLSGAEVSSGSPEYIIVVSGYISRNTFGCGRTAKDRQFIYINQRPVIYPSLAKSCNEVYRTHNNVQYPVFVLNFELSPEFIDVNVTPDKRTVLLHAESSVIDAFREALADYYSEQEMVLPISNTHTVKVDNDNTEPKVAKPGVMSQELDGEYNNDVGEDSRQTLDGRIDTGPYRENGPKTESPESEEREALFDLSNAKVSNKMIEKSLPQPNLFVDEPDSPSENNATTAKAPAPEAIVKEVIGTDNEERTAKRAADYELNINKKQKTLDPFVNPSQEQDSDLYLRGENSISQEPITLQIGDKKIEEKAILTRDNRLLFSSNPKAPQSCSCSSDNEESDSESLNQSAITNVIGSERAPSDTGAENSYPIIRPNADSYARKAPKSSWESAAIQKSSNDCVSLTTAITVRLQSIKKSFSHIYQLMESRKGTQHETHYQKNDKLDDFEEGERYLTLSVSKSDFKKMEIVGQFNLGFILVTRRKSGKFDLFIIDQHASDEKYNFEKLQKNTVFKSQKLLAPQIVEMSIIDELVMMDNLEVFEKNGFKLEIDEEQPQGCRVKVVSLPVSRKTLFDMNDLHELIHLVKESDGLSKDSIRCSKIRAMHAMRACRSSIMVGRPLVKKSMLRVVRNLSELDKPWNCPHGRPTMRHLMELRDWDSFNEDYKL, encoded by the coding sequence ATGAGCAGCAAAATAGCAGCAATCAACGATGCCGACGTTCACCGCATCACGTCGGGACAGGTGATCATTGATCTCGCATCTGCCGTAAAAGAACTTTTAGATAACAGTATTGATTCTGGAGCAGACCAAGTGGTGTGCacattcaaaaactacGGACTTGAATCCCTCGAATGTAGTGACAACGGAAGTGGTGTACCTGAGGATAGCTACGAATCCTTAGCACTCAAACATTACACATCGAAGATATCctctttcgaagatgtTTCTCAAGTGACGACTCTAGGTTTTAGAGGAGAAGCGCTTTCGTCTTTGGCAGCCATTGCGAGCTTGGTCGTTACAACAACCACTCAGCCTCCAAAAGCAGCGAGGTTGGAGTACAATTTCAAGGGTGAGCTGGTTAAGAAGACAGTAACCTCCCGAAACAAGGGCACAACTGTACATgtttctcaactttttAACAACTTGCCTGTGCGGAAGAAGGAATTTACGCGCAACCACAAGCGGCAGTTCAGTAAGTGTATTATGCTGCTTCAGGCGTATACTATAATTCAAGAACGCATGAAAATATCTGTCTGGCACATAACAGGAAATGGCCGAAGGTCCTTGGTGCtctcatcaacaaaagacCGAGGAATTCCAAAGAGAATCATCGGGGTTTTTGGGTCTAGTGCTATGCAAGGACTGTCGGATATTCACCTAACTCTTCAGATCTCACCCAAGAGATCTTTCTCTTCCCAGCTATCTGGCGCAGAGGTTTCTTCAGGTTCCCCAGAGTACATTATTGTGGTATCAGGTTATATTTCGAGAAACACGTTTGGGTGTGGAAGAACCGCCAAGGACAGGCAGTTTATTTACATCAACCAGCGGCCTGTCATCTATCCGTCACTTGCAAAAAGTTGCAACGAAGTCTATCGCACACACAACAACGTTCAGTATCCAGTGTTTGTTCTCAACTTTGAGCTATCACCAGAATTCATAGACGTAAACGTAACTCCTGACAAGAGGACTGTTTTACTACATGCCGAAAGCTCTGTCATTGATGCATTTAGAGAAGCTCTCGCAGATTATTACTCCGAACAAGAAATGGTACTACCAATCTCAAACACACATACTGTTAAGGTTGATAATGATAATACAGAGCCGAAGGTTGCGAAACCTGGTGTTATGAGTCAGGAACTTGATGGCGAGTATAATAATGATGTTGGAGAAGATAGTAGACAAACTCTCGATGGCAGAATCGATACTGGTCCGTACAGAGAGAATGGTCCGAAAACCGAATCTCCCGAAAGTGAGGAACGtgaagctctttttgatCTTTCCAATGCCAAAGTATCTAACAAGATGATCGAAAAAAGTCTCCCTCAACCGAacctttttgttgatgagcCTGATTCGCCCAGCGAGAATAATGCCACTACTGCAAAAGCTCCCGCTCCAGAGGCTATTGTGAAGGAAGTTATAGGCACGGACAATGAAGAGAGGACAGCAAAGCGAGCCGCTGATTACGAGTTGAACATAAATAAAAAACAGAAGACTTTAGACCCCTTTGTTAATCCATCGCAAGAACAAGACTCTGACCTCTATTTGAGAGGCGAAAACTCTATCTCTCAAGAACCCATCACTTTGCAAATTGGCGATAAAAAGatagaagaaaaagccatcCTTACTCGAGACAACCGTCTTTTGTTCTCTAGTAATCCAAAGGCTCCTCAATCCTGTAGCTGCTCATCCGACAATGAAGAATCAGACTCCGAAAGTTTAAACCAAAGTGCCATCACGAATGTCATAGGAAGTGAAAGGGCTCCTTCTGATACCGGCGCAGAGAATAGTTATCCAATCATAAGGCCGAACGCAGATTCTTATGCAAGAAAGGCGCCAAAATCGTCTTGGGAGAGTGCTGCAATTCAAAAGTCATCCAACGACTGCGTCTCGTTAACCACCGCTATAACAGTTCGATTGCAGTCAATCAAGAAGTCTTTCTCTCATATATACCAACTTATGGAATCAAGGAAGGGAACACAACATGAGACGCATTACCAGAAAAACGACAAGCTTGACGATTTCGAAGAGGGAGAGAGATACTTGACGTTGAGTGTTTCTAAATcagatttcaagaaaatggaAATTGTGGGTCAATTCAATTTGGGATTTATCTTGGTAACGCGAAGAAAGTCGGGCAAATTCGATTTGTTTATTATCGATCAACATGCGAGCGACGAGAAGtacaactttgaaaagctccaAAAGAATACGGTATTTaagtctcaaaagcttcttgcgccTCAAATTGTCGAAATGAGTATCATCGATGAACTCGTCATGATGGACAACCTCGAGGTGTTTGAGAAGAATGGATTTAAACTCGAAATTGATGAAGAGCAGCCACAAGGATGTAGAGTAAAGGTAGTAAGTCTTCCAgtatcaagaaaaacattGTTTGATATGAATGACTTGCATGAACTAATCCACCTGGTGAAAGAGTCTGACGGCCTTAGTAAAGATTCTATTAGGTGCTCCAAGATTAGGGCCATGCATGCCATGAGAGCCTGCAGAAGCAGCATAATGGTCGGAAGGCCGcttgtcaaaaaatcgATGCTCCGCGTTGTTCGAAACTTAAGCGAGCTCGACAAGCCCTGGAACTGTCCTCACGGCAGGCCCACGATGCGCCATTTGATGGAACTACGAGATTGGGACTCTTTTAATGAGGATTACAAGCTATAG
- the REV7 gene encoding Rev7p (similar to uniprot|P38927 Saccharomyces cerevisiae YIL139C REV7 Subunit of DNA polymerase zeta which is involved in DNA repair required for mutagenesis induced by DNA damage) — MFKVVEKWLQIYFKCIINVVLYYRNVYPKESFDWTTYQAFNLPRHIPLNRHPQLQEYVETLVTDVISKLGYIKNFNLRIVNQEDGACIERYVLDFSEFRHEEVGNTTELEIFDEMRSSLNSLIAQLEKLPKIRPGSVTFEIVIDSEGLDLGHRMNRVHTLKERLEQEQDTNWVKCSEGSFTAEPRPKRSQAQDPRIKMIALAGCDSGPLVIYQFMERLLAPTGESLSQVYESSQTSESSVLFS; from the coding sequence ATGTTCAAAGTGGTCGAAAAGTGGCTTCAAATATACTTCAAATGCATCATAAATGTGGTATTGTATTACAGAAACGTATATCCTAAAGAGTCTTTCGATTGGACTACATATCAAGCATTCAACTTACCACGGCATATACCGCTAAATCGACACCCTCAGCTACAAGAATACGTGGAAACTCTTGTCACAGATgttatttcaaaattagGGTatatcaaaaatttcaacCTACGGATTGTGAACCAGGAAGATGGGGCCTGTATTGAACGGTATGTCCTTGATTTTAGCGAATTCCGACATGAAGAAGTAGGAAACACAACGGAATTAGAGATATTTGACGAGATGCGTTCTAGTTTGAACAGTTTAATCGCtcaacttgaaaagctgccgAAAATCAGACCAGGCAGCGTCAcatttgaaattgttatCGACTCTGAAGGCCTTGATCTGGGCCACAGAATGAACCGGGTACATACTCTCAAAGAAAGGCTAGAACAGGAGCAGGACACCAACTGGGTGAAATGCTCAGAAGGTTCTTTCACTGCGGAGCCAAGACCAAAACGATCGCAAGCTCAGGACCCCCGCATCAAGATGATAGCTTTAGCAGGATGCGATTCGGGCCCCTTAGTAATATATCAGTTTATGGAAAGGCTTCTTGCACCGACTGGCGAAAGCCTGTCCCAAGTGTATGAGAGTTCACAAACGAGTGAAAGCTCGGttctcttctcttga
- a CDS encoding KLTH0G08536p (conserved hypothetical protein), with protein MLRSLRPRSGTALKTLKPSMPQQRVRMLHHKDDGKSTDASTQPDAAATTLTDKYEHKRLSNVPKTAKGYEATWLNALAERQKQLAQGKIIDSYVYSSVKSTEVGEKTRKDSFAYLALPFREDASVADFYVNAAGRLRMGQIFQDLDALAGRIAYRHTSPAQPVIVTASVDRIYLLKSIDFMADYNIVLSGSVVWTGRSSMEIAIKATAIKGDLPAEITEDSLAAEDTFLTASFTFVARNPETHKSLAVNKLLPLNEKEWMDFRRAESHNAAKKLRASNESLDTNPPTGEESKIIHNMWVASKELSKLSHKPPNVMSMKDTNAKSTMFMQPQYRNRHSYMIFGGYLMRQTFELAYCAAASFSHAFPRFVSLDSTHFKAPVPVGSILHMDATVVHTEHLFDRSSKPKVTTVTHKSADGNTVFHFDSSPVNELSTQKGALLSKPGTLIQVKVDTIVQELASEKKNSSGSFIYSFYVHRDADEKTIGKPGYTTVIPETYSEMIEYISARRRAIDTAAYANTLRRNNKL; from the coding sequence ATGCTCCGCTCGCTACGTCCAAGGTCCGGAACTGCCCTCAAAACCCTGAAACCATCGATGCCCCAACAGCGGGTTAGAATGCTCCACCACAAGGACGACGGCAAGTCCACCGACGCCTCCACGCAGCCGGATGCCGCCGCCACGACACTGACCGATAAGTATGAGCACAAGAGGCTGTCTAACGTGCCCAAGACCGCAAAGGGCTACGAAGCAACATGGCTTAACGCTCTCGCGGAGCGCCAGAAACAGCTCGCGCAAGGCAAGATCATCGATTCCTATGTTTACAGTTCTGTCAAGTCCACGGAGGTCGGGGAGAAGACGCGGAAGGATTCCTTCGCGTATTTGGCTCTGCCGTTCCGTGAGGACGCTTCTGTTGCGGACTTCTATGTCAACGCTGCGGGTAGGCTCAGAATGGGCCaaattttccaagatttggATGCTCTAGCTGGTAGAATTGCCTACAGACACACTTCTCCTGCTCAGCCTGTCATTGTCACAGCATCGGTGGATCGTATTTACCTGCTGAAGAGCATTGATTTCATGGCCGATTACAACATCGTGCTTTCCGGTTCTGTTGTTTGGACCGGCAGATCTTCTATGGAGATTGCCATTAAAGCCACTGCGATTAAGGGTGACCTACCCGCAGAAATTACAGAAGATTCCCTTGCTGCAGAAGATACGTTCTTGACTGCGTCCTTCACGTTTGTCGCTAGAAACCCAGAAACTCACAAATCTCTAGCTGTGAACAAGCTCTTGCCCCTCAACGAGAAGGAGTGGATGGACTTCAGGCGCGCCGAGTCGCACAACGCTGCGAAAAAATTGCGCGCTTCGAATGAAAGCTTGGACACCAATCCACCAACGGGAGAGGAATCTAAAATCATCCACAACATGTGGGTCGCttccaaagagctctcCAAACTATCTCACAAGCCTCCTAATGTGATGTCTATGAAGGACACCAACGCCAAGTCTACAATGTTCATGCAGCCTCAGTACAGAAACAGACATTCGTATATGATATTTGGCGGGTACCTAATGAGACAAACCTTTGAGCTAGCTTATTGTGCTGCTGCATCTTTCTCCCATGCTTTCCCAAGGTTTGTGTCTCTGGACTCTACTCATTTTAAGGCGCCAGTACCAGTTGGCTCAATTCTGCACATGGATGCTACTGTGGTTCATACGGAACACTTATTTGATAGAAGCTCCAAGCCAAAGGTTACAACTGTCACTCACAAATCTGCAGATGGCAATACAGTTTTCCACTTTGACTCTTCACCCGTCAATGAGCTCTCTACCCAAAAGGGTGCATTGTTATCCAAGCCCGGTACATTGATACAGGTTAAGGTCGATACTATTGTCCAGGAGCTTGCGtcagagaagaagaactcaTCTGGCTCTTTCATTTACTCATTTTATGTCCACCGGGACGCTGATGAGAAGACTATTGGTAAGCCAGGCTACACCACGGTCATTCCCGAAACTTACTCTGAAATGATTGAGTACATCAGTGCTAGAAGACGTGCTATTGATACAGCAGCATACGCCAACACCTTGAGAAGGAACAACAAGTTGTGA
- the SAL1 gene encoding Ca(2+)-binding ATP:ADP antiporter SAL1 (similar to uniprot|P48233 Saccharomyces cerevisiae YNL083W SAL1 Probable transporter member of the Ca2 - binding subfamily of the mitochondrial carrier family with two EF-hand motifs Pet9p and Sal1p have an overlapping function critical for viability polymorphic in different S. cerevisiae strains) codes for MTLPEETEEQRDRRFKTLFSTIDINGTGKVSLEDLAEAFKRTNHPLKSSPEAIDQIFRSLDCNGDSVVDFDDFKKYAATAESQIKQGFLRLDRDNDGRIRTSDLSTYLSSLARGKEPRPEKPSTFKEFVKWAFVPKKKGTENSPYITYDQWRDFLLFMPRKKGSRLHTAYSYFYLFNEDVDLSSEGDVTLINDFIRGFGFFVAGGISGVISRTCTAPFDRIKVFLIARTDLSSTFLKSKDTLLERNPNADLSKIKSPLVKAATTLYRQGGIRAFYVGNGLNVMKVFPESAIKFGSFELAKRVMSKLEGVKDNSDLSRLSTYIAGGLGGVMAQFSVYPVDTLKYRVQCAPLNAHSKGRELLFSTAREMYKEGGLRLFYRGVTVGVMGIFPYAALDLGTFSALKKWYITRQARICGLPEDQVTMSNMFVLLMGAFSGTVGATVVYPVNLLRTRLQAQGTYAHPHRYNGFRDVLLKTVQREGYQGLFKGLVPNLAKVCPAVSISYLCYENLKRGMNLE; via the coding sequence ATGACCCTTCCTGAGGAGACAGAGGAACAGCGAGATCGCCGTTTCAAAACCCTCTTCAGCACCATTGACATCAATGGAACTGGCAAAGTGAGCCTAGAGGATCTAGCTGAAGCGTTCAAAAGGACCAATCACCCGCTGAAGTCATCGCCCGAGGCAATAGACCAGATCTTTCGTTCCCTCGACTGCAATGGTGACTCAGTTGTGGACTTtgatgacttcaaaaagtacGCTGCGACCGCAGAGAGCCAAATCAAACAAGGCTTTCTGCGGCTCGACCGTGACAATGACGGTAGAATAAGGACCAGCGATCTGTCAACCTATCTGAGTAGTCTTGCAAGAGGCAAGGAGCCCCGCCCTGAGAAGCCCTCAACCTTCAAAGAGTTCGTGAAGTGGGCGTTTGTgcccaagaagaaggggaCAGAGAACTCTCCTTACATCACTTACGACCAATGGCGCGACTTCCTCCTGTTTATGCCCCGGAAAAAGGGCTCCAGGCTGCACACCGCCTACTCATACTTCTATCTATTCAATGAGGACGTCGATTTGTCCTCAGAAGGTGACGTGACATTGATCAACGACTTTATACGCggttttggcttttttgtCGCAGGCGGTATTTCTGGTGTAATTTCGAGGACTTGTACAGCTCCCTTCGACAGAATAAAAGTCTTCTTGATTGCCCGGACTGATCTATCGTCAACGTTTCTCAAATCTAAGGATACCTTGCTCGAAAGAAATCCCAATGCAGACCTATCGAAAATAAAATCACCGCTAGTGAAGGCTGCCACGACACTCTACAGACAAGGCGGAATCCGCGCTTTCTACGTGGGAAATGGCTTGAATGTTATGAAGGTTTTCCCCGAATCTGCTATCAAATTTGGGTCTTTCGAACTCGCTAAAAGGGTCATGTCTAAACTTGAAGGAGTTAAAGATAACTCTGATTTATCCAGACTGTCTACTTACATTGCAGGTGGTCTCGGTGGTGTCATGGCCCAATTTTCCGTGTACCCGGTAGACACTTTAAAGTACAGAGTGCAGTGCGCTCCATTAAATGCACATTCCAAAGGGAGAGAGCTCCTCTTCAGTACGGCACGGGAAATGTACAAAGAAGGAGGTCTGCGACTTTTCTACAGAGGCGTAACCGTGGGGGTGATGGGTATCTTCCCGTACGCTGCTCTAGACCTAGGCACTTTCTCGGCTCTGAAGAAATGGTACATCACCCGCCAAGCACGGATTTGTGGTTTACCCGAGGATCAGGTTACCATGAGCAACATGTTCGTGCTTCTCATGGGCGCTTTCAGTGGGACAGTCGGTGCTACCGTAGTTTACCCCGTCAACCTTCTGAGAACTAGGTTGCAAGCGCAAGGCACATACGCTCATCCACACAGATACAATGGCTTCAGGGATgtgcttctcaaaacaGTGCAAAGGGAGGGCTACCAGGGTCTTTTCAAGGGACTCGTTCCAAACTTAGCAAAGGTATGTCCTGCTGTCTCGATCAGCTATTTATGTTACGAAAATCTCAAACGGGGTATGAATTTAGAATGA
- the TPM1 gene encoding tropomyosin TPM1 (similar to uniprot|P40414 Saccharomyces cerevisiae YIL138C TPM2 Tropomyosin isoform 2 actin- binding protein that stabilizes actin filaments required with Tpm1 the main tropomyosin for the formation and stability of actin cables in vivo which direct polarized cell growth and the distribution of several organelles): MDKIREKLSNLKLEAESWQEKYEEVKEQMKQLEQENTEKENQIKSLTTKNQQLEDEVEKLEGELSEHKQLSEDSHNLRSHNENFTKKNQQLEEELEESDTKLKETTDKLRETDLKAEGLERKVVSLEQERDDWEKKYEELTAKYDEAKKELDEIAASLENL; this comes from the exons ATGGACAAAATCAGAGAG AAGCTCAGCAACCTGAAACTCGAGGCCGAGAGCTGGCAAGAGAAGTACGAGGAGGTCAAAGAACAGATGAAGCAACTGGAGCAGGAAAACACCGAGAAGGAGAACCAGATCAAGTCACTGACCACCAAGAAccagcagctggaagacGAGGTCGAAAAGCTCGAGGGCGAGCTTTCTGAGCACAAGCAGCTTTCCGAGGACTCGCACAACTTGCGCTCGCACAATGAGAACttcaccaagaagaaccagCAGCTAGAAgaggagctcgaggagAGCGACACCAAGCTCAAGGAGACTACCGACAAGCTGCGTGAGACTGACCTCAAGGCCGAGGGACTTGAGCGCAAGGTTGTGTCTCTGGAGCAGGAGCGCGACGACTGGGAGAAGAAGTATGAAGAGCTCACCGCCAAGTACGAcgaggccaagaaggagctcGACGAGATTGCTGCATCGCTGGAAAATTTATAA